The following are encoded in a window of Arthrobacter sp. SLBN-100 genomic DNA:
- a CDS encoding aldehyde dehydrogenase family protein, whose amino-acid sequence MTEVSVDPRTGSILEFTDHLMWIDGERTEATTGQWREVKNPAVRGQVIARVPSAGVEDVERAVTAARRAFPGWRSVHFTERARVLARIADDIEARAEEFARLTALDTGNALRTQARPEVATLVALFRYFAGVAGEVKGTTLPAGDKQLQYTRLEPLGVVAAILPWNSPLMIAGFKIPAALAAGNTVILKAADDAPLTILLLAEICNRHLPAGVVNALTGRGGVIGEALSTHPGVDKVSFTGSTEVGRGVARQAGGRLAHVSLELGGKNPSIVFPDAVDDELIDGLLSASRFTRQGQSCTAGSRLFLHEDIYDEVLERLVAKLGALKVGNPLDEATDMGAVINNNQFNQISSYLEEGRNHKDLTVALGGNVPTEGPLTEGYYHLPTVFSGVRNDFRLAQEEIFGPVLAAIRWKDIDEVVAMANDSHFGLAAYVWSHNLDNALNTAHRVQAGWVQVNQGGGQLVGQSYGGYKQSGIGREVSLEGMLAGFTQTKQINVKLRG is encoded by the coding sequence ATGACCGAAGTAAGTGTTGACCCCCGAACAGGCTCCATCCTGGAGTTTACCGACCATCTCATGTGGATCGACGGCGAACGGACCGAGGCCACGACCGGTCAGTGGCGCGAGGTGAAGAACCCCGCCGTCCGCGGTCAGGTGATCGCCCGGGTGCCCTCCGCCGGGGTCGAGGACGTCGAGCGCGCGGTCACCGCCGCACGCCGGGCGTTTCCGGGATGGCGTTCGGTGCACTTCACCGAACGTGCCCGGGTGCTGGCGAGGATCGCCGACGACATCGAAGCTCGGGCAGAGGAGTTTGCTCGGCTGACCGCACTGGACACCGGCAACGCCCTGCGCACCCAGGCCCGCCCCGAGGTTGCCACGCTGGTGGCGCTCTTCCGCTACTTCGCCGGCGTGGCCGGGGAGGTCAAGGGCACCACGCTGCCGGCCGGGGACAAGCAGCTGCAGTACACCAGGCTGGAACCCCTCGGCGTCGTCGCTGCCATCCTGCCTTGGAATTCTCCGCTGATGATCGCCGGGTTCAAGATCCCCGCGGCACTTGCCGCCGGCAACACCGTCATCCTGAAGGCCGCCGACGACGCACCCCTAACGATCCTGCTGCTGGCCGAAATCTGCAACCGGCACCTGCCCGCAGGCGTTGTCAACGCATTGACCGGCCGCGGCGGAGTGATCGGCGAGGCACTGTCAACCCATCCCGGAGTTGACAAAGTTTCCTTCACTGGATCCACGGAAGTCGGCCGCGGCGTCGCCCGCCAGGCAGGTGGACGGCTCGCCCACGTGTCTCTGGAATTGGGCGGCAAAAATCCCTCCATCGTGTTCCCCGACGCCGTCGATGACGAGCTGATCGACGGACTGCTATCAGCCTCCCGGTTCACACGCCAAGGCCAAAGTTGCACCGCCGGATCCCGGCTGTTCCTGCACGAGGACATCTACGACGAGGTGCTAGAACGCCTTGTGGCCAAGCTCGGCGCGCTCAAGGTGGGAAATCCCCTAGATGAAGCAACTGACATGGGCGCCGTCATCAACAACAACCAGTTCAACCAGATCAGCAGCTATTTGGAAGAGGGCAGGAACCACAAGGACCTTACGGTCGCACTCGGCGGCAACGTGCCCACCGAGGGTCCACTGACCGAGGGCTACTACCACCTGCCGACCGTCTTTTCAGGGGTCCGGAATGACTTCCGCCTCGCGCAGGAAGAGATTTTCGGCCCGGTCTTGGCCGCGATCCGCTGGAAGGACATCGATGAGGTGGTGGCCATGGCGAACGACTCGCACTTCGGTCTTGCCGCCTACGTGTGGAGCCATAACCTGGACAATGCCCTGAACACCGCGCACCGGGTCCAAGCCGGCTGGGTGCAGGTCAACCAGGGCGGCGGGCAGCTGGTGGGCCAGTCCTACGGCGGCTACAAGCAGTCCGGCATCGGCCGCGAGGTTTCCCTGGAGGGCATGCTGGCCGGGTTCACCCAGACCAAGCAGATCAACGTCAAGCTCAGGGGCTGA
- a CDS encoding CaiB/BaiF CoA transferase family protein, with product METTTTATVETAGPLDGITVLDLSRALAGPYATALLADMGASVIKVESIKGGDSSRSWPPFENEHSLYFDSVNRGKSSVAIDFYSPEGKDLLRKLALEADVLIENFRPGVLTTMGLDPEALRAIKPGLIIASVTGFGTTGPLARTAGLDQVAQGMSGLMSVTGGDAGNMYRFGVPIVDMCAGIFTAYGIASALTGRARTGEGLDISTSLLETALALSAFQGQRYLSNGEVPVPQGNDHPVLAPYGVFKTADIPVIISVGNDKQWLQLCALVGDPALAQDPSYMTGRDRSINRQALAGRLEDLLKKRPGLEWLEAFRAAKIPCGPIYNYAEVFADPQVQAVDMVRTVSRYDGTELPLLRGPLSVNGEPTPVTKAPPALGEDTRRVLQDLALTPGQIEKLVASGIVRETTALGTVHA from the coding sequence ATGGAAACCACGACGACCGCAACAGTGGAAACAGCCGGGCCACTGGACGGAATCACCGTGCTGGACCTCAGCCGCGCCCTCGCCGGTCCCTATGCCACCGCGCTGCTCGCGGACATGGGCGCAAGCGTTATCAAGGTCGAGTCGATCAAAGGCGGAGACTCGTCCCGCTCATGGCCCCCGTTTGAAAACGAGCACAGCCTCTACTTCGACTCGGTCAATCGCGGAAAATCCTCCGTTGCCATCGATTTCTACAGCCCGGAGGGTAAGGACCTGCTTCGAAAGCTGGCACTGGAGGCGGACGTGCTGATCGAAAACTTTCGGCCCGGGGTCCTGACGACCATGGGCCTGGATCCCGAGGCGCTACGGGCAATTAAACCAGGACTGATAATCGCCTCTGTCACCGGATTCGGCACCACCGGACCTCTCGCCCGGACCGCGGGCCTGGACCAGGTCGCCCAAGGAATGTCCGGACTCATGTCCGTGACCGGCGGCGACGCAGGGAACATGTACCGGTTCGGCGTGCCTATCGTTGACATGTGCGCCGGGATCTTCACCGCCTACGGCATCGCCTCCGCCCTCACCGGTCGTGCCCGAACCGGGGAGGGGCTGGACATCTCCACATCGCTGCTGGAAACGGCCCTGGCACTGTCGGCGTTCCAGGGGCAGCGCTACCTCAGCAACGGCGAGGTTCCCGTGCCGCAGGGCAACGACCACCCGGTGCTTGCCCCCTACGGGGTCTTCAAAACCGCCGACATCCCTGTCATTATTTCTGTCGGCAACGACAAGCAATGGCTCCAACTCTGCGCCCTCGTCGGCGATCCGGCCCTGGCCCAGGACCCGAGCTACATGACCGGACGGGACCGGTCAATTAACCGCCAGGCGCTGGCGGGGCGGCTCGAGGACCTCCTCAAAAAGCGCCCGGGGCTGGAATGGCTGGAAGCCTTCCGCGCCGCGAAAATCCCTTGCGGCCCGATCTACAACTACGCCGAGGTCTTTGCCGACCCGCAGGTGCAGGCGGTTGACATGGTCCGCACGGTTAGCCGCTACGACGGTACCGAACTGCCTCTGCTGCGCGGCCCGCTCTCCGTCAATGGCGAGCCCACCCCGGTAACCAAGGCCCCGCCGGCACTGGGCGAGGATACCCGCCGAGTCCTTCAGGATCTTGCTTTGACACCCGGGCAGATTGAGAAGCTCGTAGCGTCCGGCATTGTCCGTGAAACGACAGCTCTGGGCACGGTGCATGCATGA
- a CDS encoding enoyl-CoA hydratase/isomerase family protein, which produces MMVATEEKMTASLRVERLGAVATIVIDNPRRRNALNQDMWQQFKPILDQLDGDPTVKVVVVRGAGSNFSAGADISDLLAILHDPESGAHDGGHVSAGENALANFPKPTIAAIDGYCIGGAWQIAGACDIRLASESATFGITPAKVGIIYPLSGIERLVRLAGPAVAKYLLFTGDFISAPEALNFGLVSRLIPQAGFWDEIQKFTDELAKRSQLSIQATKQIVEAIAVNDPGVPEISDYWQDQMAISGEAEIGIRAFLDKETPAFNWIKP; this is translated from the coding sequence ATGATGGTGGCAACGGAGGAAAAAATGACGGCTTCCCTGCGCGTCGAACGCTTAGGCGCCGTAGCGACAATTGTGATTGACAACCCCAGACGCCGCAACGCACTGAACCAAGACATGTGGCAGCAGTTCAAACCAATACTGGATCAGTTGGATGGGGATCCCACTGTCAAGGTTGTGGTGGTCCGCGGCGCCGGAAGCAACTTTTCCGCCGGAGCCGACATCAGCGACCTCTTGGCCATCCTGCACGACCCGGAAAGCGGTGCGCACGACGGTGGTCATGTGTCAGCGGGCGAGAACGCTCTGGCCAACTTTCCCAAACCCACTATCGCCGCAATTGATGGCTATTGTATCGGGGGTGCCTGGCAAATTGCCGGCGCATGCGACATCCGTCTGGCATCCGAGAGTGCAACCTTTGGCATCACTCCCGCCAAAGTCGGCATCATCTACCCGCTCTCGGGCATAGAACGCCTCGTTCGCCTCGCTGGGCCAGCGGTCGCAAAGTACTTGTTGTTTACCGGCGATTTTATCTCAGCTCCTGAAGCGCTGAATTTCGGACTAGTTTCCCGCTTAATCCCGCAGGCCGGGTTCTGGGACGAGATCCAGAAGTTTACTGACGAACTTGCCAAGCGTTCGCAGCTGTCCATCCAGGCCACAAAGCAGATTGTCGAAGCCATCGCAGTGAATGATCCCGGAGTCCCTGAAATAAGCGACTATTGGCAAGATCAGATGGCCATAAGCGGGGAAGCTGAAATCGGCATCCGTGCCTTCCTCGACAAGGAGACGCCGGCGTTCAATTGGATCAAACCATAA
- a CDS encoding MarR family winged helix-turn-helix transcriptional regulator: protein MDPIAEARRHWQEHGWSEAADGMAAVTSIMRTQQILLARIDAVLKAHGLTFARFELLALLSFTKDGSLPMAKASARLQVHPTSVTNTVDRLERAGLVRRAAHPADGRTKLVEITPEGREAVKGATLDLNAEVFTKPGFNALEIDGLNQVLGRFRHDAGDFVETGFPI, encoded by the coding sequence ATGGACCCAATCGCCGAAGCGAGGCGTCATTGGCAGGAACACGGCTGGTCCGAGGCGGCCGACGGAATGGCAGCTGTTACCTCGATCATGAGGACGCAGCAAATTCTGTTGGCGCGGATTGACGCGGTCCTGAAGGCCCACGGCCTTACGTTCGCCCGCTTTGAGTTGTTGGCACTGCTTAGTTTCACCAAAGACGGTTCTTTGCCGATGGCGAAGGCCAGCGCGCGCTTGCAAGTGCATCCTACAAGCGTCACCAATACGGTTGACCGATTGGAACGCGCCGGCCTTGTCCGACGCGCGGCGCACCCCGCAGACGGCCGTACCAAGCTAGTTGAAATCACCCCGGAAGGACGGGAGGCAGTGAAGGGGGCAACCCTTGATTTGAATGCTGAGGTGTTTACAAAGCCCGGATTCAACGCGCTTGAAATAGACGGCTTGAACCAGGTCCTGGGCCGCTTCCGTCATGATGCGGGCGATTTCGTGGAGACGGGCTTCCCCATCTAG
- a CDS encoding MarR family winged helix-turn-helix transcriptional regulator, whose protein sequence is MTESTQAIRKSPVAAAPGDLGWHLGMVLRGYQSRFEEAVEGMPAGIRGYQILSTVIHRDPPNQQSLGSHLAIDRTVLTYLLDSLVDAGMVDRVPAPSDRRARKIVATEMGLEILAQYEERVATAESGLLSGLKDSEAETLVALIARLAMNVHRSQPGSSPCEAMDHLP, encoded by the coding sequence ATGACTGAGAGCACGCAAGCCATTCGGAAGAGCCCCGTCGCCGCAGCGCCCGGTGACCTGGGCTGGCATTTGGGCATGGTGCTGCGCGGCTACCAGTCCCGCTTCGAAGAGGCAGTAGAGGGCATGCCGGCAGGAATCCGCGGTTACCAGATACTCTCCACTGTCATTCACCGTGACCCACCCAACCAGCAATCCCTCGGCTCCCATCTAGCCATCGATCGTACGGTCCTGACCTACCTGCTGGACTCCCTCGTGGACGCCGGAATGGTCGACCGCGTCCCGGCCCCTTCGGACCGCAGAGCACGCAAAATCGTGGCCACCGAGATGGGCCTTGAAATCCTGGCTCAATATGAGGAGCGGGTGGCAACGGCCGAATCCGGGCTGCTGTCCGGACTCAAGGACTCTGAAGCAGAGACCTTGGTCGCATTGATCGCCCGCCTGGCCATGAACGTCCACCGATCACAGCCCGGGTCCAGCCCCTGCGAAGCCATGGACCACCTGCCCTAG
- a CDS encoding LLM class flavin-dependent oxidoreductase encodes MELGIYTFGEINQHPDGNATTDVTKRLDQLVELARNADQGGLDVIALGEHHRPDFALSAPEVVLAAMAAVTKRIRLTSGVTVLSSQDPVRVYQQYATLDHLSHGRAEIIAGRGAFTESFPLFGYDLADYDELFDEKLRMLLQIREQETLTWHGRHRPRLDHAHIAPRALQNPLPVWVGIGGTPSSAMRAGALGLPMVMGFFTGTEEFIPRVELYLRAAEQAGHDAAGLRLGASGHMFIGKTSQGARDAFYPYYAEYLRQMGITVCGTFPRQAYEQWIQRGLPVGSPQQVTEEILKRVELLGIDRFLGQIDVGNLPPAMINESLELFITEVLPVLKRETATATPAPR; translated from the coding sequence ATGGAACTCGGCATCTATACCTTCGGGGAAATCAACCAGCACCCGGACGGTAACGCAACCACAGACGTGACCAAGCGCCTGGACCAGTTGGTGGAGCTGGCCCGCAACGCTGACCAAGGCGGGCTGGACGTGATCGCCCTAGGCGAGCATCACCGCCCCGACTTCGCGCTTTCGGCCCCCGAAGTTGTCCTGGCTGCCATGGCCGCGGTGACTAAACGGATCCGGCTGACCAGCGGCGTCACCGTCCTGTCCAGCCAGGACCCGGTGCGCGTGTACCAGCAATACGCTACCCTTGACCACCTCTCCCACGGCCGGGCCGAAATCATTGCCGGACGGGGTGCCTTCACCGAATCATTTCCCCTCTTCGGCTACGATCTGGCCGACTACGACGAACTCTTCGACGAAAAGCTCAGAATGCTCCTGCAAATCCGCGAGCAGGAAACCCTCACCTGGCACGGGCGGCACCGCCCCAGACTCGACCACGCACACATCGCCCCGCGCGCCCTACAGAACCCCCTGCCGGTGTGGGTGGGAATCGGCGGCACTCCGTCCTCGGCCATGCGCGCCGGTGCCTTGGGCTTACCGATGGTGATGGGCTTCTTCACCGGCACCGAAGAATTCATCCCTCGTGTGGAGCTGTACCTACGCGCCGCTGAACAAGCCGGGCACGACGCCGCGGGGCTGCGCCTGGGCGCCAGCGGCCACATGTTCATTGGCAAGACTTCCCAGGGCGCCCGAGACGCCTTCTACCCCTACTACGCCGAGTACCTCCGCCAGATGGGCATAACCGTTTGCGGTACGTTCCCCCGCCAGGCTTACGAGCAGTGGATCCAGCGAGGACTACCCGTAGGCAGCCCGCAACAAGTCACCGAAGAGATCCTCAAACGCGTCGAACTGCTCGGCATCGACCGGTTCCTCGGCCAGATCGACGTGGGAAACCTGCCCCCGGCCATGATCAACGAATCCCTCGAACTGTTCATAACCGAGGTGCTCCCCGTCCTCAAACGGGAGACCGCCACCGCTACACCCGCCCCGCGTTAA
- a CDS encoding zinc-binding dehydrogenase — translation MGNLKPDVDIFFDAAGAPNALQDYIRSGKPGSRMVVIAVSANTNTVEIPQSAFVLSELSILGSMAFNAEDNKQVIEYIAEGRYDPTPVVTHHFAQEDAAKAFETAVEHKDEAIKVVIDVHP, via the coding sequence ATGGGCAACCTGAAGCCGGACGTCGATATATTCTTCGACGCGGCCGGCGCTCCGAACGCGCTCCAGGACTACATCCGCAGCGGCAAGCCGGGCTCGCGCATGGTGGTCATCGCAGTGTCCGCCAACACCAATACGGTAGAGATCCCGCAATCGGCGTTCGTGCTCTCCGAGCTGAGCATCCTTGGCTCGATGGCGTTTAATGCAGAGGACAACAAGCAGGTCATCGAGTACATCGCGGAGGGGCGGTACGACCCGACGCCGGTCGTCACGCACCACTTCGCGCAGGAGGACGCGGCAAAGGCGTTCGAGACCGCGGTGGAGCACAAAGACGAGGCCATCAAGGTCGTCATCGACGTCCACCCGTGA
- a CDS encoding MarR family winged helix-turn-helix transcriptional regulator, with protein MDSAETAAPDDVTSELDRPPLGTLAGVLHRALTHHVAQRIEDIGGSVTRPAHLYVLRALSPDSASVTELAERCDASKQAISQVLDVLDRLNLTRRVRDPQDGRGKLVELTPEGREALAVAVRAWGDVEREWADLIGGQSEMQRVREAMLSFVERHGDYRRGDRHPRIRPIW; from the coding sequence ATGGACTCCGCTGAGACAGCTGCTCCCGATGACGTTACCTCCGAACTGGACCGCCCTCCCCTAGGCACCCTCGCGGGAGTTCTGCACCGTGCACTTACCCATCACGTCGCCCAGCGAATCGAGGATATCGGGGGATCGGTCACCCGTCCCGCGCACCTCTATGTGCTGCGGGCGCTGAGCCCCGACAGTGCCAGTGTGACCGAGCTCGCGGAGCGGTGCGATGCCTCGAAGCAAGCGATCAGCCAGGTTCTCGACGTGCTCGATCGCCTGAACCTGACCCGGCGCGTGCGAGACCCCCAAGACGGCCGGGGCAAGCTGGTGGAGCTGACACCGGAGGGGCGGGAGGCGCTGGCGGTGGCCGTGCGGGCGTGGGGTGACGTCGAGCGCGAGTGGGCCGACCTGATCGGCGGCCAGTCCGAGATGCAACGTGTGCGGGAGGCAATGCTGTCGTTCGTGGAACGTCACGGCGACTACCGGCGCGGCGACCGACACCCCCGGATCCGCCCCATCTGGTAG
- a CDS encoding FAD-dependent oxidoreductase: protein MQSVPEKWDEIYDVVVAGTGAGGLAAAVIAASRGAKVLIVEKAPQVGGTTKKSFGFMWVPNNHFMQELGIADPRDAALRYMARLSRPSLYDPTHETLGLPQWEFDGLAAHYDNAADAVSTLVSLGAIDVSHAAEFPDFYGHLEEDESPVGRTLFPTNGNLSPIGGLVLVQELHEATQRANIEIRFDTKLADLVTDDEGSVVGAVLGGHHDGLRVQARRGVIGATGSFAQNAELRQRYLDRPYIGTCAAPTNTGDFLDLTRSVGADFASMNLAMQTPILVERIEREGDDFRGSFVLPGDALIVVNRYGNRVCSETASYHDLGRAFFEGSESKSTYPNLPLIAIWDEDVHNRYGADALGNPVPAAGADPYWVITADTLEDLETEIAKRLVALPRALGGSELDSDFGASLQTTLTRYAGFAASGIDEDFGRGSTPAQLALGGFFAQGSGVNPTMRALSAEGPYHAAILGPGLFETVGGAITDPHGRVVRADGTVVKGLYGVGTCVAGPWGEAAWSGGHNVAYALVSAYRAALHASGGKDDESAMVEAPAVAGR from the coding sequence ATGCAGTCAGTACCCGAAAAGTGGGACGAAATCTACGACGTAGTCGTCGCGGGCACCGGAGCCGGTGGCCTTGCGGCAGCGGTGATCGCAGCGTCGCGCGGCGCGAAGGTCCTGATCGTCGAGAAGGCCCCCCAGGTCGGCGGCACCACAAAGAAGTCGTTCGGCTTCATGTGGGTGCCGAACAACCACTTCATGCAGGAGCTAGGCATCGCTGATCCCCGCGACGCTGCCCTGCGCTACATGGCTCGGCTCAGCAGGCCGTCTCTCTACGATCCGACGCATGAAACATTGGGCCTGCCGCAATGGGAGTTTGACGGACTCGCGGCCCATTACGACAATGCTGCGGACGCGGTCAGCACCCTGGTCTCGCTCGGAGCGATCGACGTATCGCACGCGGCGGAGTTCCCCGACTTCTACGGACATCTCGAGGAAGACGAATCCCCGGTCGGGCGGACGCTGTTCCCCACCAACGGTAATCTCAGTCCGATCGGCGGCCTGGTTCTGGTCCAGGAACTCCACGAGGCCACACAGCGAGCGAACATCGAGATCCGCTTCGACACCAAGCTCGCAGATCTCGTGACCGATGATGAGGGCTCGGTGGTAGGCGCCGTTCTCGGCGGACATCATGACGGACTCCGAGTGCAGGCCAGGCGTGGTGTCATCGGAGCGACCGGCAGCTTCGCGCAGAACGCCGAGCTTCGCCAACGTTACCTCGACCGCCCCTACATCGGGACGTGCGCTGCTCCGACCAACACCGGTGATTTCCTGGACCTCACCCGCAGCGTCGGCGCGGACTTCGCCAGTATGAACCTAGCGATGCAGACCCCCATTCTGGTCGAGCGCATTGAACGCGAAGGCGACGACTTCCGCGGAAGCTTCGTTCTTCCGGGAGATGCCCTGATTGTGGTCAACCGGTACGGCAACAGGGTGTGCAGCGAGACCGCCTCGTATCACGACCTCGGCCGGGCGTTCTTCGAGGGGAGCGAAAGCAAGTCCACATACCCCAACCTCCCGCTGATCGCCATCTGGGACGAGGATGTCCACAACCGATACGGCGCCGATGCGCTGGGCAACCCGGTCCCGGCTGCCGGAGCAGACCCATACTGGGTGATCACTGCCGACACGCTGGAGGACCTCGAGACCGAGATCGCGAAGCGACTCGTGGCGCTGCCGCGGGCACTGGGCGGTAGCGAGCTTGACAGCGACTTCGGCGCCTCACTGCAGACCACCCTGACTCGTTACGCCGGATTCGCCGCGTCCGGGATCGACGAGGACTTCGGTCGTGGCTCGACGCCAGCCCAGCTCGCCCTCGGTGGCTTCTTCGCGCAGGGCTCCGGCGTGAATCCGACGATGCGCGCCTTGTCGGCCGAGGGCCCTTATCACGCCGCGATTCTCGGCCCGGGCCTGTTCGAAACAGTCGGTGGCGCGATCACCGATCCGCATGGCCGTGTGGTGCGTGCTGACGGAACCGTGGTCAAAGGACTGTACGGCGTCGGCACCTGCGTGGCCGGCCCGTGGGGCGAGGCGGCCTGGTCGGGGGGGCACAACGTCGCCTATGCGCTGGTCTCGGCCTACCGCGCTGCCCTCCACGCGTCCGGCGGCAAGGACGACGAGTCGGCGATGGTCGAAGCGCCAGCTGTTGCCGGCCGCTAA
- a CDS encoding fumarylacetoacetate hydrolase family protein: MQLIGSVDNGHRHIGAVEVEVVRDLGYATDFYADWHATMRRCGDTFRLDKIEAVPAVSDSARVFFVGINYHSHAGEGKEHSRLDVPNPLIFGRWQQSLITEAVTVPAPPNDRGFDGEVELAAVVGERVWAGTEKTAIDGVLGYAANDLSARRKQLGTSQVTWGKNSDKNSPNFAITTADTRRHPGQPTGNDAWQRHTHAEGATPAASATVSRRSSTTSPTC; encoded by the coding sequence ATGCAACTGATCGGATCTGTTGACAACGGGCACCGACACATCGGGGCCGTCGAAGTCGAGGTCGTCCGCGATCTAGGCTATGCAACCGACTTTTACGCCGATTGGCATGCCACCATGCGCAGGTGCGGTGACACCTTCCGACTCGACAAGATCGAAGCGGTGCCGGCCGTTTCGGACTCCGCCCGAGTCTTCTTCGTAGGAATCAATTACCACAGCCACGCCGGCGAAGGGAAGGAGCACAGCCGACTCGACGTTCCGAACCCGCTGATTTTCGGGCGCTGGCAGCAATCACTGATCACGGAAGCTGTTACGGTGCCGGCGCCGCCGAATGACCGCGGTTTCGATGGGGAAGTCGAACTCGCCGCCGTCGTCGGAGAACGCGTCTGGGCTGGGACCGAAAAAACCGCAATCGATGGCGTGCTCGGCTACGCAGCTAACGACCTCAGCGCCCGCCGAAAACAACTAGGAACATCACAGGTCACCTGGGGCAAGAACTCGGACAAGAACAGCCCCAATTTTGCAATCACCACCGCCGACACTCGGCGACATCCCGGCCAACCTACAGGTAACGACGCTTGGCAACGGCACACCCATGCAGAAGGGGCAACACCAGCGGCCTCAGCCACAGTGTCGAGAAGATCGTCAACCACATCACCGACATGTTGA
- a CDS encoding serine hydrolase domain-containing protein, whose amino-acid sequence MTNPLGQVLDWPASDVAVAVVGADGLRGHIGPNRPFPWSSVTKLITSLAVVDAAHSGFIDLDEPAGPTGSTVRHLLAHASGLAPDSDDVISAPGSRRNYSNRGIEVAADLVASRMNTPFQQVLSDRITEPLAMHDTRLHGSPAHAASGTIHDLALLGRHLLTQGSLAPHLVAQVTDVAFPGISGVLPGFGLQEHNEWGLGFEIRGSKTPHWTGKQNSPRTFGHFGQSGSFLWVDPDAGLACACLTDRPFGSWAISAWPALTDDVLTAFG is encoded by the coding sequence GTGACGAATCCCCTTGGCCAGGTCCTCGACTGGCCCGCTTCCGATGTCGCTGTCGCCGTCGTGGGAGCCGACGGGCTGCGCGGCCATATCGGACCCAACCGCCCATTCCCCTGGTCCTCGGTCACCAAACTGATCACCAGTCTGGCGGTGGTCGACGCTGCCCACAGCGGGTTCATCGATCTCGATGAACCCGCAGGACCGACCGGATCCACGGTCCGGCACCTTCTAGCGCACGCCTCCGGACTGGCCCCCGATTCCGACGATGTGATCAGCGCACCGGGCAGCCGCCGCAATTACTCCAACCGAGGCATCGAGGTAGCCGCCGACCTCGTCGCGTCCCGTATGAACACCCCGTTCCAGCAGGTCCTCTCCGACCGAATCACCGAACCGCTCGCGATGCACGACACACGGTTGCACGGGTCGCCCGCCCACGCCGCCAGTGGCACGATCCATGACCTGGCACTGCTCGGCCGTCACCTGCTGACGCAGGGGAGCCTGGCTCCTCATCTGGTGGCTCAAGTCACCGATGTCGCGTTCCCGGGAATCAGCGGAGTGCTTCCGGGCTTCGGATTGCAGGAGCACAACGAATGGGGGCTGGGTTTCGAAATTCGGGGAAGCAAGACGCCGCATTGGACTGGTAAACAGAACTCGCCGCGCACCTTCGGTCATTTCGGCCAGTCAGGCTCGTTCTTATGGGTCGATCCTGATGCTGGACTGGCCTGCGCATGTCTGACCGACCGGCCCTTCGGGTCGTGGGCGATCTCCGCGTGGCCCGCGTTGACTGATGATGTGCTAACAGCGTTCGGGTGA